In Thiospirochaeta perfilievii, a single window of DNA contains:
- a CDS encoding motility protein A, whose translation MDLASIGGFVLGMGLILWGILFGGNALVLYWDAPSLVIVVGGSFAGMLAMSPISRITALGKLFGVFFNMQVFNKEEIISQLVAFSESARKEGLLSLDDALNDVEDDFLRGGMRLVVDGSDPDVIKSVLYSDLDKIESRHQKGIDFFGNWGTLGPAFGMIGTLIGLIGMMANLEDISSVGKNMGVALITTFYGSILANLFLIPIQKKLEDKHQDEMLVKEIMVEGILSIQAGDNPRILEQKLYTFLAPDERPAGGGGEE comes from the coding sequence ATGGATTTAGCTTCAATTGGTGGATTTGTTCTTGGAATGGGTCTTATATTATGGGGTATTTTATTTGGTGGTAATGCCCTTGTTCTTTATTGGGATGCCCCTTCTCTAGTTATTGTTGTAGGTGGTTCATTTGCAGGTATGCTTGCAATGAGCCCTATAAGCCGAATAACAGCTTTAGGAAAACTTTTTGGTGTATTTTTTAATATGCAGGTTTTTAATAAAGAGGAGATTATATCCCAACTTGTAGCATTTTCCGAAAGTGCCAGAAAAGAGGGTTTACTAAGTCTAGATGATGCTTTAAATGATGTAGAAGATGACTTTTTACGAGGAGGAATGCGACTTGTTGTTGATGGATCAGACCCTGATGTAATTAAATCGGTTTTATATAGTGACCTTGATAAAATAGAGAGTCGTCACCAAAAGGGGATCGATTTTTTTGGAAACTGGGGAACTTTAGGTCCAGCATTTGGTATGATCGGTACTCTTATTGGTCTAATTGGTATGATGGCGAATCTTGAGGATATATCCTCTGTTGGTAAAAATATGGGTGTTGCCTTAATTACAACATTTTACGGTTCAATTTTAGCCAACTTATTTCTTATTCCTATACAGAAAAAACTAGAAGATAAACATCAGGATGAGATGTTAGTTAAAGAGATTATGGTTGAAGGGATTTTATCAATTCAAGCAGGGGATAACCCAAGAATTCTAGAGCAAAAACTATATACATTCCTTGCCCCAGACGAGAGACCGGCAGGTGGTGGCGGAGAGGAGTAA
- a CDS encoding flagellar basal body-associated FliL family protein yields the protein MSDEEELSNAIEGDDGFDAGGGVPSAGSKSKSGLVKILTWVVGIICGTIFIVTVVVITIKVIDRGNQSQSFAQVSEEYNAKPPIMVFYGSNMPQIRGRTADKVPQSFIIELDLGYPESIKEALSTEITLRLPAIVDLIRSYFNSKKAEELSYENEEFLKLQLKEKINRILTNGPIETVVFTKKDIFAY from the coding sequence ATGTCTGATGAAGAAGAGTTATCAAACGCTATAGAAGGTGATGATGGTTTTGATGCTGGTGGTGGTGTTCCATCTGCTGGTAGTAAGTCCAAAAGTGGTCTTGTAAAAATATTAACATGGGTTGTAGGTATAATTTGTGGTACAATATTTATTGTTACTGTAGTTGTTATAACAATTAAGGTTATAGATAGGGGTAATCAGTCCCAAAGTTTTGCCCAAGTATCTGAAGAGTACAACGCAAAACCTCCAATAATGGTTTTTTATGGATCTAATATGCCTCAAATACGGGGTAGAACTGCGGATAAAGTTCCTCAATCCTTTATTATAGAGTTAGATTTAGGTTATCCTGAGAGTATAAAAGAAGCTCTTTCAACTGAGATAACCTTAAGATTACCAGCAATTGTGGATCTGATTAGAAGTTATTTTAATAGTAAAAAGGCTGAAGAGTTATCCTACGAGAATGAGGAATTTTTAAAACTTCAGTTAAAAGAGAAAATAAATAGAATTTTAACCAATGGTCCTATTGAGACTGTTGTTTTTACAAAAAAAGATATATTTGCTTATTAA
- the fliN gene encoding flagellar motor switch protein FliN — protein sequence MMSDGSLSQDEIDALLFQGGSDSLDDSSTPNITEADKDNVLSLIDKTKESISNTLSGMLGKSVKLSLGSADITNKSSLLSKLPDEMVEIKLDYSGEAPGEHLYITEKDDALKIAGLMSGQDGLELDAMALASIGEAISQITGTLLTSIEREAKKNVSPSAPEAQKVPKAMVRFPDGDFVSIELILNIEGDGTVKFYEIFDSSIVTALNFLPQDIPQAPSYMGNQQQQPQQQQQQQQQPMNMGQNQQMNMGMGQNQQMNMGQNQQNQMGMGQNPQMMGGGMYQQPMYQQQNVQGVQYPNLNQVDLSGIDSRNIGLLMDVSMELTVELGRTKWQIKEILGIGEGTIIELDKLAGEPVDILVNKNLIARGEVVVIDENFGVRVTEIVSAGAKSVEN from the coding sequence ATGATGAGTGACGGTTCACTATCGCAAGATGAAATAGATGCATTATTATTCCAAGGAGGCAGTGATTCATTAGATGATTCATCTACTCCTAATATAACAGAGGCGGATAAGGATAATGTTCTCTCTTTAATAGATAAAACTAAAGAATCAATTTCAAATACGCTATCTGGAATGTTAGGGAAAAGTGTAAAACTCTCTCTAGGTTCTGCAGATATTACAAATAAAAGTTCACTTTTATCTAAACTGCCAGATGAAATGGTAGAGATAAAACTGGATTACAGTGGAGAGGCTCCAGGAGAGCATCTATATATAACAGAAAAAGATGATGCCTTAAAAATTGCAGGATTAATGTCTGGGCAAGATGGATTAGAACTTGATGCGATGGCACTTGCATCTATTGGTGAAGCGATTTCTCAAATAACTGGAACTCTTTTAACATCAATAGAGAGGGAGGCTAAAAAAAATGTCTCTCCATCAGCTCCAGAGGCTCAAAAAGTTCCAAAGGCGATGGTTAGATTCCCAGATGGCGATTTTGTATCAATTGAATTAATTCTAAATATCGAAGGGGATGGAACTGTTAAGTTTTATGAAATTTTTGATTCATCAATTGTTACAGCTTTAAACTTTCTTCCCCAGGATATCCCCCAAGCTCCTTCCTATATGGGTAATCAACAGCAACAACCACAACAGCAGCAACAGCAACAGCAGCAACCTATGAATATGGGGCAAAACCAACAGATGAATATGGGGATGGGACAAAACCAGCAGATGAATATGGGACAGAACCAACAAAATCAGATGGGAATGGGTCAAAATCCACAGATGATGGGTGGAGGTATGTATCAACAACCTATGTATCAGCAGCAGAATGTTCAAGGTGTTCAATATCCAAATCTAAATCAAGTTGATCTAAGTGGTATAGATAGTAGAAATATCGGCCTATTAATGGATGTTTCCATGGAGCTTACCGTTGAACTTGGTAGGACTAAGTGGCAAATCAAGGAGATTCTAGGTATTGGTGAAGGTACAATTATCGAGTTAGATAAGTTAGCTGGGGAACCGGTTGATATTCTTGTAAATAAAAACTTAATAGCCAGAGGGGAGGTTGTTGTTATTGACGAGAACTTTGGTGTAAGGGTTACTGAAATTGTATCTGCGGGAGCTAAATCCGTTGAGAATTAG
- a CDS encoding flagellar FlbD family protein, with translation MIEVTFLGKKGEVMYLNPHQIEYIQSKPDTVIMMLSGKKLVVAESYEEIYRRIVEYRREIGAFKNEE, from the coding sequence GTGATTGAAGTAACGTTTCTTGGGAAAAAAGGTGAGGTTATGTATTTAAATCCTCACCAAATTGAGTATATACAGTCAAAACCTGATACGGTTATTATGATGTTAAGTGGTAAAAAACTTGTAGTAGCAGAGAGTTATGAGGAAATATATAGAAGAATAGTTGAGTACCGTCGAGAAATTGGTGCTTTTAAAAATGAGGAATAG
- the motB gene encoding flagellar motor protein MotB, whose product MADPEQKKCPKCEDGAPAWLATYGDMVTLLMCFFVILMNPEAIDGARLELILASFTGLGPLEGGNTLEVGNLAELGNSVMTLPSTAKGRGLDKARQSAVSLFSPEIKSKQVMIKEDERGLVISLAGDSFFRPASAEVDIERSRETLKKAADLLSSSLLSDRKFRIEGHTDSGAVDPNGKWPSNWELASARSNNVLKYLVEFGSDESQFSTASFADTVPVDTSGTPEGDAYNRRVEIVVLADGHL is encoded by the coding sequence ATGGCTGATCCTGAACAAAAAAAATGCCCCAAATGTGAAGATGGAGCTCCAGCTTGGCTTGCAACATATGGGGACATGGTAACACTTTTAATGTGTTTCTTTGTTATTTTAATGAACCCTGAAGCTATAGATGGTGCAAGATTAGAGCTGATTTTGGCATCTTTTACAGGTTTAGGTCCCCTAGAAGGTGGTAATACCCTAGAGGTTGGAAACTTAGCTGAACTAGGTAACTCTGTAATGACCCTACCATCAACAGCAAAGGGTCGTGGATTAGATAAGGCTAGGCAGAGTGCAGTAAGTCTATTCTCTCCTGAAATTAAATCTAAACAAGTTATGATTAAAGAGGATGAGAGAGGGTTAGTTATATCCCTTGCAGGGGATTCCTTTTTTAGACCTGCTAGTGCAGAGGTTGATATAGAGAGATCCAGGGAGACTTTGAAAAAAGCAGCAGATCTTCTAAGTAGTTCCCTATTAAGCGATAGAAAGTTTAGAATAGAGGGACATACAGATTCAGGGGCTGTTGATCCAAATGGTAAATGGCCAAGTAACTGGGAATTAGCTAGTGCAAGAAGTAATAATGTATTAAAATATTTAGTAGAATTTGGTTCCGATGAGAGTCAATTTAGTACAGCATCTTTTGCTGATACAGTTCCTGTGGATACAAGTGGAACTCCAGAAGGGGATGCATATAATAGAAGGGTTGAAATAGTTGTTTTAGCCGATGGACATTTATAA
- a CDS encoding flagellar biosynthetic protein FliO: MRIRTLIVIFLFSINFTIFSQEGNETKRDEVDETKLSLTENANNTPELGNNTVGVRDYLVVVFVLILVIAALYFVLKVIKKVGGNRVGLDNDLIHVISTKALKGTTALHLVEVGNQVFLIGATDNSINPIAEITDKETRDMISLNLSSDNVPQTSFFQFFSDKLKSNNIEESSEQATPKVQTNKDKLDRY, translated from the coding sequence TTGAGAATTAGAACATTAATAGTGATATTTCTATTCTCAATAAATTTTACTATCTTCTCTCAAGAGGGTAATGAAACAAAAAGAGATGAAGTTGATGAGACTAAGTTAAGCTTAACTGAGAATGCGAATAATACCCCTGAATTAGGTAATAATACCGTGGGGGTAAGGGACTACTTAGTCGTAGTTTTTGTATTAATACTAGTTATAGCTGCTCTTTACTTTGTTCTTAAGGTAATAAAAAAAGTTGGTGGTAATAGGGTAGGATTAGATAATGATTTAATACATGTTATATCAACAAAGGCTTTAAAGGGAACAACAGCCTTACATTTAGTTGAGGTTGGTAATCAGGTTTTTTTAATTGGAGCTACAGATAACAGTATTAACCCGATAGCAGAGATTACTGATAAGGAGACAAGGGATATGATTTCCTTAAATCTCTCCAGTGATAATGTACCACAAACATCTTTTTTTCAGTTTTTTTCAGATAAATTAAAAAGTAATAATATTGAAGAATCTAGTGAGCAGGCAACTCCCAAGGTTCAAACTAATAAGGATAAATTAGATAGATATTAA
- the fliM gene encoding flagellar motor switch protein FliM: MTEVLSQDEIDQLLTVISAGDVEGEDTKQITDRKNIKIYDFKRPDKFSKDQIRTVSVMHDAFARHTTTSLSAMLRSLVNVHVASVDQLTYEEFIRSIPSTTALALINMDPLKGSAILEIDPAITFSMIDRLFGGPGENSKVNRELSDIEQSVIESIIVRILGNLREAWSQVIDLRPRLGNIETNPQFAQIVPPTEMVILVTLETRIEDVEGMMNFCIPYLTLEPIISKLSAQFMYSTIRRGSTTENLNILKESLSVIDVLLSAEIGSMELPVRDVISIQPGDTIRLPNVKIGDPMILKIGNKAKFKCRPGMVGNSVAVQVTEKLEDITPEEFEELTGEDIDE, from the coding sequence ATGACAGAAGTTCTTTCCCAGGATGAGATAGACCAATTATTGACGGTTATTTCAGCCGGGGATGTTGAAGGTGAAGATACAAAACAGATCACAGATAGAAAAAACATAAAGATTTATGATTTTAAACGTCCTGATAAATTCTCAAAGGATCAGATAAGAACAGTTTCGGTTATGCATGATGCATTTGCTAGGCATACAACTACTTCTCTATCTGCAATGTTAAGGTCATTGGTAAATGTACATGTTGCCTCTGTAGACCAGTTAACATATGAAGAGTTTATACGATCTATCCCATCAACTACAGCTCTGGCTCTAATTAATATGGACCCTTTAAAGGGTTCAGCAATTTTAGAGATAGATCCAGCTATTACATTTTCAATGATTGATAGACTTTTTGGTGGCCCTGGGGAGAACTCTAAGGTTAACCGTGAGTTAAGTGATATTGAGCAATCAGTTATTGAGAGTATAATCGTAAGAATTTTAGGTAACCTTCGGGAGGCATGGTCCCAGGTAATAGATTTAAGACCAAGGCTTGGTAATATTGAGACTAATCCTCAGTTTGCTCAAATAGTTCCACCAACGGAGATGGTTATTTTAGTAACACTAGAGACTAGAATAGAGGATGTAGAGGGAATGATGAACTTTTGTATTCCATATCTAACTCTAGAGCCAATTATATCTAAACTTTCAGCACAATTTATGTATTCAACAATTAGACGTGGTTCCACTACGGAAAATTTAAACATATTAAAAGAGTCACTTTCTGTTATAGATGTTCTACTTTCTGCCGAAATAGGTAGTATGGAACTACCTGTAAGGGATGTAATATCAATACAGCCTGGGGATACCATACGACTACCAAATGTAAAGATTGGAGATCCTATGATCTTAAAAATTGGTAATAAGGCCAAATTTAAGTGTAGGCCAGGAATGGTTGGTAACTCTGTTGCAGTACAGGTTACTGAAAAACTAGAAGATATTACACCAGAAGAATTTGAAGAGTTAACAGGGGAGGATATTGACGAATGA